Proteins encoded together in one Shewanella oneidensis MR-1 window:
- the napG gene encoding ferredoxin-type protein NapG produces MSQQVKSAFTAKQVNRRQFLATTAKAGCVMGLVGLGLTATAKSQGQLAPQACRPPGALEESDFLSACVRCGLCVEACPYDTLTLARWFDGAATGTPFFTARHIPCEMCEDIPCIKACPSGALDPQLEHISDAKMGIAVLIDEKNCLNFKGLRCDVCYRVCPLIDNAITLERQRNQHSDHHAMFLPTVNSDTCTGCGKCEHACVLDTAAIKVLPTALALGKSAEHDTYLNTEETTLEMLNKGLTL; encoded by the coding sequence GTGAGTCAGCAAGTTAAGAGTGCATTCACAGCCAAGCAAGTCAACCGTCGCCAGTTTTTGGCCACGACGGCAAAGGCTGGCTGTGTGATGGGACTCGTGGGATTAGGCTTAACGGCTACGGCAAAAAGCCAAGGCCAGCTCGCTCCTCAAGCTTGCAGACCACCGGGCGCCCTTGAGGAGAGCGATTTTCTCTCGGCCTGCGTGCGCTGCGGTTTGTGTGTGGAGGCTTGCCCTTACGACACGCTAACACTGGCACGTTGGTTCGATGGCGCCGCCACTGGCACGCCATTCTTTACCGCAAGACACATTCCCTGCGAAATGTGTGAGGATATTCCCTGCATAAAAGCCTGCCCATCGGGTGCGCTTGATCCTCAACTTGAGCACATTAGCGATGCTAAAATGGGGATTGCGGTACTGATCGATGAGAAAAATTGCCTGAACTTTAAAGGATTACGCTGCGATGTCTGTTATCGGGTTTGTCCGTTAATCGATAATGCCATCACCTTAGAGCGCCAGCGCAATCAGCATAGCGATCATCACGCCATGTTTTTACCCACAGTCAACAGCGATACCTGCACGGGTTGTGGCAAATGCGAGCACGCCTGCGTGCTCGATACCGCCGCGATTAAAGTCTTACCGACCGCTCTGGCGTTAGGTAAATCCGCAGAGCATGACACTTATCTCAACACTGAGGAAACCACCTTAGAGATGTTGAATAAGGGGCTGACGTTATGA
- a CDS encoding chaperone NapD yields the protein MSQEYHVTSLVVHAAPNALQQVEADITALKGCDIHAISPEGKLVITLEGDSQKAILDNVEAINALSGVLSASLIYHQVEPLEQELLEKMSEETL from the coding sequence ATGAGTCAGGAATACCATGTTACCAGCCTCGTGGTACATGCCGCGCCCAATGCCTTACAACAGGTAGAGGCCGATATAACCGCCTTAAAGGGCTGCGATATCCACGCCATTTCCCCCGAAGGTAAATTGGTTATTACCCTCGAAGGAGATAGCCAAAAGGCCATTCTCGATAATGTTGAAGCCATCAATGCCCTGTCCGGCGTGTTATCCGCCAGTTTGATTTACCACCAAGTCGAGCCCCTAGAACAAGAACTGTTAGAAAAAATGAGTGAGGAAACACTATGA
- the napB gene encoding nitrate reductase cytochrome c-type subunit NapB: MKKILTLAAIVLAIGGCSGQQAETQATPVNIKSLAGDSAVTDIRPADAMPVYPARGKALERSFTDQPPLIPHKDDYKITLDKNGCLTCHSWDKAARMKATPVAKSHVIDDKGTLNGHNYFCTQCHVAQAENKAPLVENKFSTQ; this comes from the coding sequence ATGAAAAAAATACTCACCTTAGCCGCGATTGTATTAGCCATCGGCGGCTGCTCAGGCCAACAAGCAGAGACTCAAGCAACACCTGTCAATATCAAATCCCTCGCGGGTGATAGCGCGGTGACGGATATTCGTCCCGCCGATGCCATGCCTGTCTATCCTGCTCGCGGTAAAGCGTTGGAACGCAGCTTTACCGACCAACCACCGCTTATCCCCCATAAGGATGATTACAAAATCACCCTCGATAAAAATGGCTGTTTAACTTGCCATAGTTGGGATAAAGCTGCGCGGATGAAAGCCACACCAGTAGCAAAATCCCATGTTATCGACGATAAGGGCACGCTCAACGGCCATAACTATTTCTGCACTCAGTGCCACGTTGCACAGGCTGAAAACAAAGCGCCTTTAGTCGAAAATAAATTCTCAACTCAATAA
- the napA gene encoding nitrate reductase catalytic subunit NapA — translation MSISRREFLKANAAVAAATAVGVTLPVKMVEAAESDNIKWDKAPCRFCGVGCSVLVGTKAGKVVATKGDPESPVNRGLNCIKGYFLSKIMYGKDRLTTPLLRMKDGKYHKEGEFTPVSWDVAFDTMAAKWKHSIATKGPTSVGMFGSGQWTIWEGYAASKLHKAGFLTNNIDPNARHCMASAVVGFMRTFGIDEPMGCYDDLEAADHFVLWGANMAEMHPILWARLSDRRLSSKDCRVHVLSTFENRSFDLADNPMVFHPQSDLVILNYIANYIIQNKAVNTDFVTKHTKFALGVDDIGYGLRPDHPLEKKAKNPGNGKSTPISFDEYAKFVSTYTLEYAAKMSGVEPEKLETLAKAYADPKAKVMSLWTMGINQHVRGVWANNMLYNIHLLTGKIATPGNSPFSLTGQPSACGTAREVGTFAHRLPADMVVDNDKHRAITEKMWQVPEGTIPPKPGYHAVLQSRMLKDGKLNCYWTMCTNNMQAGPNINEEMYPGFRNPENFIVVSDPYPTVTAMAADLILPTAMWVEKEGAYGNAERRTHMWHQQVKAPEGAKSDLWQLVEFSKRFKVAEVWPAELIAKKPEYADKTLYEVLFANGVINKFPTTDCKGDLNDESEHFSFYVQKGIFEEYAAFGRGHGHDLAEFDRYHETRGLRWPVVNDKETLRRFVEGSDPYVKAGEGYNFYGKPDGKAVIFALPYEPAAEEPNSEYDLWMSTGRVLEHWHTGSMTARVPELYRAYPDAQIFMHPEDAKARGLQRGDEVLVASPRGEIKTRVETKGRNKPPRGVVFMPFFDARQLVNKLILDATDPLSKETDFKKCPVKVMKA, via the coding sequence ATGAGCATTAGCCGCCGCGAGTTTCTCAAGGCTAACGCAGCGGTTGCCGCTGCGACGGCCGTTGGCGTGACGCTTCCCGTGAAAATGGTTGAAGCCGCCGAGTCAGATAATATCAAGTGGGATAAAGCCCCCTGCCGTTTTTGCGGTGTGGGTTGTAGCGTATTAGTCGGTACCAAAGCGGGTAAAGTAGTTGCCACCAAAGGCGATCCAGAAAGCCCTGTTAACCGTGGGTTAAACTGTATTAAAGGTTACTTCCTGTCGAAAATCATGTACGGCAAGGACAGATTAACCACACCATTGCTGCGGATGAAAGACGGCAAATATCACAAAGAAGGTGAATTTACCCCCGTGAGCTGGGATGTCGCCTTCGATACTATGGCCGCTAAGTGGAAACACAGCATCGCCACTAAGGGCCCAACCTCAGTCGGTATGTTCGGTTCTGGCCAGTGGACTATTTGGGAAGGTTACGCTGCATCTAAACTACATAAAGCCGGATTCTTAACCAACAACATCGACCCTAACGCCCGCCACTGTATGGCCTCTGCGGTCGTTGGTTTTATGCGTACCTTCGGTATTGATGAACCGATGGGCTGTTACGACGACTTAGAAGCCGCCGATCACTTTGTGCTCTGGGGCGCCAATATGGCCGAGATGCACCCGATCCTGTGGGCACGTTTATCTGATCGCCGTTTAAGCAGTAAAGACTGTCGCGTGCATGTGCTATCCACCTTCGAGAACCGTAGCTTCGATCTCGCGGATAACCCGATGGTTTTCCATCCGCAATCCGATCTGGTGATCCTCAACTATATCGCTAACTACATCATTCAAAACAAAGCGGTCAATACTGACTTTGTGACTAAACATACTAAGTTTGCCCTCGGTGTGGATGATATCGGTTATGGTCTGCGTCCAGATCATCCGTTAGAGAAGAAGGCCAAAAACCCTGGTAATGGTAAATCAACACCTATCAGCTTTGACGAGTACGCTAAGTTCGTCAGCACATATACGCTGGAATACGCGGCGAAAATGAGTGGTGTGGAACCTGAAAAATTAGAAACGCTAGCCAAAGCCTATGCCGATCCTAAGGCGAAAGTCATGAGCCTATGGACCATGGGGATTAACCAACACGTTCGTGGTGTATGGGCAAACAACATGCTCTACAACATTCACTTACTGACGGGCAAAATCGCAACGCCAGGTAACAGCCCATTCTCACTGACAGGCCAACCTTCAGCCTGTGGTACCGCCCGTGAAGTCGGCACCTTCGCCCACCGCTTACCTGCTGATATGGTGGTAGATAACGATAAGCATCGCGCGATTACCGAAAAAATGTGGCAAGTGCCTGAAGGCACGATTCCACCAAAACCCGGCTACCATGCCGTGCTGCAAAGCCGGATGCTCAAAGACGGTAAGCTAAACTGTTACTGGACTATGTGTACCAATAACATGCAAGCAGGCCCAAATATCAACGAAGAAATGTACCCAGGATTCCGTAATCCTGAAAACTTTATTGTGGTATCCGATCCTTACCCAACCGTCACAGCCATGGCAGCAGACCTTATTCTGCCAACCGCCATGTGGGTCGAGAAAGAAGGCGCCTACGGTAACGCCGAGCGCCGCACCCATATGTGGCATCAACAAGTCAAAGCGCCTGAAGGTGCTAAGTCAGATCTGTGGCAATTAGTCGAGTTTTCAAAACGCTTTAAGGTGGCTGAAGTCTGGCCTGCTGAGCTTATCGCTAAAAAGCCTGAATACGCTGACAAGACGCTTTATGAAGTACTGTTTGCCAACGGCGTCATCAACAAGTTCCCGACTACCGATTGTAAGGGCGACTTAAACGATGAAAGTGAACACTTTAGCTTCTATGTACAGAAAGGCATTTTCGAAGAATACGCCGCCTTCGGTCGCGGCCATGGCCATGACTTGGCCGAGTTTGACCGTTACCACGAAACCCGTGGCCTACGCTGGCCAGTGGTGAATGATAAAGAAACCCTGCGCCGCTTCGTTGAAGGTAGCGATCCTTATGTTAAAGCGGGTGAAGGTTACAACTTCTATGGCAAACCCGATGGTAAAGCGGTGATTTTCGCCCTGCCTTACGAGCCTGCAGCGGAAGAACCAAACTCAGAATACGATCTGTGGATGTCCACAGGCCGTGTGCTCGAACATTGGCATACCGGTTCAATGACCGCCCGCGTGCCAGAGCTTTATCGCGCTTATCCCGATGCGCAAATCTTTATGCATCCAGAAGACGCTAAGGCCCGAGGTCTGCAACGGGGTGATGAAGTACTTGTCGCCTCTCCCCGTGGCGAGATCAAAACCCGCGTCGAAACCAAAGGCCGTAACAAACCGCCACGCGGTGTGGTGTTTATGCCCTTCTTCGATGCGCGTCAGTTAGTCAACAAGTTGATTTTGGATGCAACCGATCCACTGTCAAAAGAAACTGACTTTAAGAAGTGCCCCGTAAAAGTGATGAAGGCCTAA
- the napH gene encoding quinol dehydrogenase ferredoxin subunit NapH, which yields MSNKSISHKTMNSKAKARTQNEHAAAIAELGWFGAHKYLLLRRTVQLSLLGLFALGPLLGIWLFKGNLSASLLLDTIPFADPLVSLQLLLAGHTPELSLLIGAGLVTAFYALAGGRVFCSWVCPVNLVTDTASWLRRKLKLPRTSELPRNLRYYLLALVLLLPLLTGSLIWEWVNPVPLVYRAVLFGSLSGLWILAAIFLLDLFIAERAWCGHLCPTGALFGLVGKWSPIKIVASKASACDNCMDCFAVCPERQVLKPALKGQSPVISSPDCTQCGRCIDVCAQRVFRYRTRFTGTQTQLSTGGSTNSQSPSSSSPIRQHIAPKAENDQ from the coding sequence ATGAGTAACAAGTCTATAAGTCATAAGACAATGAACTCAAAAGCCAAAGCCCGCACGCAGAACGAGCATGCCGCCGCGATTGCTGAACTCGGTTGGTTTGGCGCGCATAAATATTTGCTGCTACGCCGTACTGTGCAACTAAGTCTTTTAGGCTTATTTGCACTGGGACCGCTACTGGGGATTTGGCTATTTAAAGGTAATTTATCGGCCAGTTTACTGCTCGATACCATTCCCTTTGCCGATCCCCTGGTGAGCTTGCAATTGCTGTTAGCAGGACATACCCCAGAACTCAGTCTATTAATCGGTGCGGGCCTAGTGACAGCGTTTTATGCCCTCGCCGGTGGCCGAGTGTTTTGCAGTTGGGTGTGCCCTGTCAATCTGGTCACCGATACCGCAAGCTGGCTCAGACGTAAACTCAAACTTCCTCGCACCAGCGAGTTACCGCGCAATTTACGTTACTACCTGCTGGCACTCGTGCTGTTATTACCCCTGCTCACGGGCAGCTTGATTTGGGAATGGGTCAACCCCGTGCCCTTAGTCTATCGCGCCGTGCTATTTGGCAGTCTCAGTGGTTTATGGATCTTAGCGGCAATATTTTTGCTGGATCTATTTATCGCCGAGCGCGCTTGGTGTGGTCACCTTTGCCCAACGGGAGCCTTATTTGGCTTAGTTGGCAAATGGAGCCCCATTAAGATCGTCGCCAGCAAAGCTAGCGCCTGTGATAACTGCATGGATTGTTTTGCTGTTTGCCCCGAACGCCAAGTATTAAAGCCCGCGTTAAAAGGGCAAAGCCCAGTGATTTCGAGCCCTGACTGCACCCAATGTGGCCGCTGTATCGATGTTTGTGCTCAGCGCGTTTTCCGCTATCGAACCCGTTTTACTGGCACTCAGACTCAACTAAGTACAGGTGGCTCGACCAATAGTCAGTCGCCATCTAGCTCTTCACCAATTCGTCAACACATTGCCCCCAAGGCGGAGAATGACCAATGA
- a CDS encoding LysR family transcriptional regulator, translating to MNIPIKTLQCFLTLVETENFTRAAQKCFITQPTLSKIIQRLEESLGETLLIRNNQKVELTQAGQLFEHSAREILGQWHRLQEDMSNLSGLKSGRLRLGVCPMMSSLIIGLLTSYRKRYPGVELQMYEYGGFGCEQALLNNSLDIAFTALPTTHETELINQPLTKYPLLACLPEAHPLAAKSYLSWQDFEPYPFILYNEDFSLAKLINRLSRKAGVQLNIAFRSGQWDFLATMVEADMGLAILPEPICQKLSNSKLVFRPMQPALTWDLALIWRQNLPLTPAANALLELSKQKA from the coding sequence ATGAACATCCCAATCAAGACCTTGCAATGTTTTTTAACCCTAGTAGAAACGGAAAACTTCACCCGTGCCGCCCAAAAATGCTTTATCACCCAGCCAACACTCAGCAAGATCATCCAAAGACTTGAAGAAAGTCTGGGAGAAACCCTGCTTATTCGCAATAACCAAAAAGTAGAGTTAACCCAAGCAGGGCAGCTATTTGAGCACAGTGCGCGGGAAATCCTTGGTCAATGGCATAGATTGCAGGAGGACATGAGTAACTTAAGCGGCCTAAAATCGGGGCGGCTTAGGCTGGGCGTATGCCCTATGATGAGCAGCTTAATCATAGGATTACTGACGAGCTATCGTAAGCGTTATCCAGGGGTTGAACTGCAAATGTATGAATACGGCGGTTTCGGCTGTGAGCAGGCGCTGTTGAATAACAGCTTAGATATCGCCTTTACCGCACTGCCCACAACCCATGAGACAGAACTGATTAACCAGCCGCTAACCAAGTATCCCCTCTTAGCTTGCTTGCCTGAAGCTCATCCGCTTGCCGCTAAGTCATACCTCAGTTGGCAGGATTTTGAACCTTACCCGTTTATTCTCTATAACGAGGACTTCTCGCTCGCCAAGCTGATAAATCGTCTGAGCCGTAAGGCTGGCGTGCAATTAAATATCGCCTTTCGCAGTGGTCAATGGGATTTTCTTGCAACCATGGTTGAAGCCGATATGGGACTAGCCATATTACCCGAACCTATTTGCCAAAAACTCAGCAACAGCAAACTTGTCTTTAGACCTATGCAACCGGCCTTGACTTGGGATTTAGCCCTGATTTGGCGACAGAACTTACCGTTAACTCCCGCGGCAAATGCCTTGCTGGAATTGAGCAAACAGAAAGCGTGA